One genomic region from Streptomyces venezuelae encodes:
- a CDS encoding GAP family protein, giving the protein MVLDLVVIGTAITLGPLHNSAFILLLSSRRGVRQGLAFLLSWLANLITVIAVVVLLTGGQPPARHSAPSTTAIAAKLAIGLALVLYGAHRHRRPPRPHGPPRWAARIDNASWVTAAGLAWLLQPWGLVGAGAATALEANLSTAGDWLALTGYCLLATLSLIVMEMYAVWAPTAAYARLNALRNWLGQHQEQLIVTISLLAGLWLTAVSIYELVS; this is encoded by the coding sequence ATGGTTCTCGACCTGGTGGTGATCGGTACGGCCATCACCCTGGGGCCCCTGCACAACAGCGCCTTCATCCTGCTGCTCTCCTCGCGGCGCGGCGTCCGTCAGGGTCTGGCGTTCTTGTTGTCGTGGCTGGCTAACCTGATCACCGTGATCGCCGTCGTGGTGCTGCTGACCGGCGGCCAGCCCCCGGCCCGGCACAGTGCGCCGTCGACCACCGCGATCGCCGCGAAACTCGCCATCGGTCTGGCCCTGGTGCTGTACGGCGCGCACCGGCACCGCCGGCCGCCGCGCCCGCACGGTCCACCGCGCTGGGCCGCTCGGATCGACAACGCCTCCTGGGTCACGGCGGCGGGTCTGGCGTGGCTGCTGCAGCCCTGGGGCCTGGTCGGCGCCGGGGCCGCCACTGCCCTCGAGGCGAACCTCTCCACCGCCGGCGACTGGCTCGCGCTGACCGGCTACTGCCTGCTGGCCACCCTCAGCCTCATCGTCATGGAGATGTACGCGGTCTGGGCGCCCACGGCCGCGTACGCCCGACTGAACGCCCTGCGGAACTGGCTGGGCCAGCATCAGGAACAGCTGATTGTCACGATCTCCCTGCTCGCCGGTCTCTGGCTGACCGCCGTAAGTATCTACGAGCTGGTCTCCTGA
- a CDS encoding alpha/beta fold hydrolase — MAVVRVGDVDVAYTRKGRGPVVVLVHGAGVDGRMWQPQVEALADEFTVVAWDEPGSGRSGALPPGFGLADFARALAAVIEDVGLGPAQVAGLSWGGTVVLELYRWRPDLVRSLLMVDTYAGWKGSLPPEEVAARVEGARRMLAAPREEFDPTLPGLYAAGPPERFAVLLEDMGRDVRPETMAAQLSLMAEADETDLLPRITAPTLLLWGERDARSPLAVAHAFQAAIPHAELVVIPAVGHVSNLEAPEAFTAAVRAFCRAHA; from the coding sequence ATGGCAGTGGTGCGGGTCGGCGACGTCGACGTCGCCTATACGCGGAAGGGACGCGGGCCGGTCGTGGTCCTCGTTCACGGGGCCGGCGTCGACGGGCGGATGTGGCAGCCGCAAGTCGAAGCGCTGGCGGACGAGTTCACGGTGGTGGCCTGGGACGAGCCGGGGTCCGGGCGGTCCGGCGCCTTGCCGCCGGGCTTCGGGCTCGCGGACTTCGCGCGCGCTCTCGCCGCGGTGATCGAGGACGTCGGGCTCGGGCCCGCCCAGGTCGCGGGCCTGTCCTGGGGCGGGACGGTGGTCCTGGAGCTGTACCGGTGGCGGCCGGACCTGGTGCGGTCGCTGCTGATGGTGGACACGTACGCCGGCTGGAAGGGCTCGCTGCCCCCGGAGGAGGTCGCGGCGCGGGTCGAGGGAGCACGGCGGATGCTCGCCGCCCCTCGGGAGGAGTTCGACCCGACACTGCCGGGGCTCTACGCCGCCGGCCCGCCGGAGCGCTTCGCGGTGCTGCTGGAGGACATGGGCCGGGACGTGCGGCCGGAGACCATGGCCGCGCAGCTCTCCTTGATGGCCGAGGCCGACGAGACGGACCTGCTGCCCCGGATCACGGCGCCGACCCTCCTGCTGTGGGGCGAGCGCGACGCCCGCTCCCCCCTTGCCGTGGCCCACGCCTTCCAGGCCGCGATCCCGCACGCCGAGCTGGTGGTGATCCCCGCGGTGGGCCACGTGAGCAACCTGGAGGCGCCGGAGGCCTTCACGGCGGCAGTGCGCGCCTTCTGCCGCGCCCACGCCTAG
- a CDS encoding LysR family transcriptional regulator, protein MLERMELEAFLTLAEELHFGRTAERLRVTTSRISQTIRKLERRVGAQLFVRNSRSVTLTEVGERLRDDLLPAYEQIGLGLAQAIATARGVRIKGVVRVGWSGPWCGNLMVRAADLFRARYADCEVEIQEIQLCDPLGGMRAGTVDVQMTEFPINEPDITTGRVLFEEPRSLMVPADHPFASRESVSLEELADTVLVTLADARIPRYWMDRYFPRRTPAGRPIPQGPATTYWPEVLVHVASGVGVSTVAARAEQFHTRPGMVFVPVHDASSIDYGLMWPTAGKNPLVEPFLDVIDEIAPPAREAPGQGPGRRT, encoded by the coding sequence ATGCTGGAGCGCATGGAGCTGGAGGCGTTCCTCACGCTTGCCGAGGAACTGCACTTCGGGCGTACGGCGGAGCGGCTGCGCGTGACGACGAGCCGGATCAGTCAGACCATCAGGAAGCTGGAGCGCCGCGTCGGCGCGCAGTTGTTCGTACGGAACAGTCGCAGCGTGACTCTGACGGAGGTGGGGGAGCGGTTGCGGGACGACCTGCTGCCGGCCTACGAGCAGATCGGTCTCGGGCTCGCGCAGGCCATCGCGACCGCTCGGGGTGTACGGATCAAGGGGGTGGTGCGGGTGGGCTGGTCCGGGCCGTGGTGCGGGAACCTGATGGTGCGGGCCGCGGACCTGTTCCGCGCCCGGTATGCCGACTGCGAGGTCGAGATCCAGGAGATCCAGCTGTGTGATCCCCTGGGCGGCATGCGGGCCGGCACCGTCGATGTGCAGATGACCGAGTTCCCGATCAACGAGCCGGACATCACCACCGGGAGGGTGCTGTTCGAGGAACCGCGGTCCCTGATGGTCCCCGCTGACCACCCGTTCGCCTCCAGGGAGTCCGTCTCGCTCGAGGAGCTCGCGGACACCGTTCTGGTGACCCTCGCCGACGCTCGCATCCCGCGCTATTGGATGGACCGCTACTTCCCCCGCCGTACCCCTGCGGGGCGTCCCATCCCTCAAGGGCCGGCGACGACGTACTGGCCGGAGGTCCTGGTCCATGTCGCGTCCGGTGTCGGCGTCAGCACCGTCGCCGCCCGGGCCGAGCAGTTCCACACCAGACCGGGGATGGTCTTCGTGCCCGTCCACGACGCGTCGAGCATCGACTACGGCTTGATGTGGCCGACCGCGGGCAAGAACCCCCTGGTGGAACCCTTCCTGGACGTCATCGACGAAATCGCCCCGCCGGCGCGGGAGGCCCCGGGCCAGGGCCCGGGGAGGCGGACCTGA
- a CDS encoding serine hydrolase domain-containing protein, which produces MKNPLDSAALDAAVEAVHRAGMPGLFAEVRDGDQVWRGAAGVADVATGRPVTADMRHRVGSITKVFTAAAVLQQVEKGRIGLDTPIGRYLPKLVPGERGAAITVRMLLNHTSGLAEYLPYAYPSLKAFPDLANTGPQSLDDHRFTRFDPVDLIEMGVTAPAVGLPGGTPGVYSNTNYLLLVQLLEQATGTTAERYITRNVIERAGLRDTELPTEPYVSGPHSLLYESWFGMIDPPRDYSVYDMSWVGPSASLISTVSDLNRFSRALLAGKIVSLPSLAQMQHTVPVVSQEGRVIDYGLGLHPMEGPGEGVFWGHGGTVWGGGALAMIRADGERQMAVAVNRQRWNELDSSGNPQPHPIDGALAALYRAAMYG; this is translated from the coding sequence GTGAAGAACCCACTGGATTCAGCGGCGCTGGACGCGGCTGTCGAAGCCGTCCACCGCGCCGGGATGCCGGGCCTGTTCGCCGAGGTGCGGGACGGCGACCAGGTCTGGCGAGGCGCCGCCGGTGTCGCCGATGTGGCCACCGGCCGCCCCGTCACAGCCGACATGCGGCACCGCGTCGGCAGCATCACCAAGGTCTTCACCGCCGCGGCGGTGCTGCAGCAGGTGGAGAAGGGGCGGATCGGGCTCGACACGCCGATCGGCCGTTACCTTCCGAAGCTGGTTCCCGGAGAGCGCGGTGCCGCGATCACGGTCCGGATGCTGCTCAACCACACCAGCGGCCTCGCCGAGTACCTTCCGTACGCCTATCCCTCCCTCAAGGCGTTCCCCGACCTCGCGAACACCGGGCCCCAGAGCCTGGACGACCACCGGTTCACGCGGTTCGACCCCGTCGACCTGATCGAGATGGGGGTCACCGCACCTGCCGTCGGCCTCCCGGGCGGCACGCCAGGGGTGTACTCCAACACCAACTACCTGCTCCTCGTCCAACTCCTGGAACAGGCGACGGGCACCACGGCCGAGCGGTACATCACCCGGAACGTCATCGAGCGCGCCGGGCTCCGGGACACCGAACTCCCCACGGAGCCGTACGTCAGCGGGCCGCACTCGCTGCTCTACGAGTCGTGGTTCGGCATGATCGACCCGCCGCGCGACTACAGCGTCTACGACATGTCATGGGTGGGGCCGTCGGCCTCGCTGATATCGACGGTCTCGGACCTCAACCGCTTCTCTCGCGCACTGCTGGCCGGGAAGATCGTCAGCCTGCCGTCACTGGCGCAGATGCAGCACACCGTCCCGGTCGTCTCCCAGGAAGGACGGGTGATCGACTACGGCCTCGGCCTGCACCCGATGGAGGGTCCTGGTGAGGGTGTCTTCTGGGGGCATGGCGGCACCGTCTGGGGTGGTGGAGCGCTGGCGATGATCCGCGCCGACGGCGAGCGGCAGATGGCGGTCGCGGTGAACAGGCAGAGGTGGAACGAGCTCGACTCCTCCGGCAATCCGCAGCCCCATCCCATCGACGGCGCGCTCGCGGCCCTGTACCGCGCGGCGATGTACGGCTGA
- a CDS encoding alpha/beta hydrolase family protein — protein sequence MATAPFISRQGMTRRRILGAALAAGTTVPLAASVGPVWADSGTGTPAPVRFTLPVPTGPHPVGTVPLRLVDRSRPDAIAGPGHSRELMATVWYPARNVERYPVAPWMPAGAFQAFLADAGFGDLGLLVPLTAGHMGAPVRRSGRRLPVVVFSHGAHSHQGDHTIVVQELASHGYAVVTVAHQYDTYTVLPDGRVAVPHRDRKAPTLPGDFAADLRFVLDCVERLAAGSNPDADRREPPTGLLGSLDPRRMGAFGWSKGGTATACATLADERIRAGLSLDGPMEMNPPLAGELDRPFMLMSAAFTRATDPAVATFWSCLRGRRLNIQVQGAAHVSYGDNEALYPQLAKLLGWSGRQLEDVIGSLAPDQAVRIQQAYPLAFFDEHLRHRRGHLLDGPSRAFPAVTFLP from the coding sequence ATGGCGACCGCACCGTTCATCAGCCGACAGGGCATGACGCGCCGCCGCATTCTGGGAGCAGCGCTGGCCGCCGGGACCACCGTCCCGCTTGCCGCGAGCGTCGGCCCCGTGTGGGCGGATTCGGGCACGGGCACGCCTGCGCCCGTGCGCTTCACGCTGCCCGTGCCCACCGGGCCGCACCCGGTGGGCACGGTCCCGCTGCGCCTCGTCGACCGGTCGCGCCCGGACGCCATCGCGGGCCCGGGGCATTCCCGCGAGCTGATGGCCACCGTCTGGTATCCCGCCCGGAACGTCGAGCGGTACCCGGTGGCGCCCTGGATGCCGGCAGGAGCCTTCCAGGCGTTCCTCGCCGACGCGGGGTTCGGCGACCTGGGCCTCCTGGTTCCGCTCACCGCCGGCCACATGGGCGCTCCGGTGCGGCGGTCGGGGCGACGGCTGCCCGTCGTCGTGTTCTCGCACGGAGCGCACAGCCACCAGGGGGACCACACCATCGTGGTCCAGGAGCTCGCCAGCCACGGGTACGCCGTGGTGACGGTGGCTCACCAGTACGACACGTACACCGTTCTTCCCGACGGCCGTGTCGCCGTCCCCCACCGCGACCGGAAGGCGCCGACCCTGCCCGGGGACTTCGCCGCGGATCTGCGCTTCGTTCTCGACTGCGTCGAGCGGCTCGCCGCCGGGTCCAATCCGGACGCCGACCGGCGGGAGCCGCCCACCGGGCTGCTCGGCTCGCTCGATCCGCGGCGCATGGGCGCGTTCGGCTGGTCGAAGGGCGGGACGGCCACCGCCTGCGCCACGCTCGCGGACGAGCGCATCCGGGCCGGGCTGAGTCTCGACGGCCCGATGGAGATGAACCCGCCACTGGCCGGGGAGCTGGACCGGCCGTTCATGCTGATGTCCGCCGCGTTCACACGAGCCACGGATCCCGCGGTCGCCACGTTCTGGTCGTGCCTGCGGGGCCGGCGGCTGAACATCCAGGTCCAGGGGGCGGCCCACGTCTCATACGGTGACAACGAGGCGCTGTATCCCCAGTTGGCGAAGCTGCTCGGATGGAGTGGGCGGCAGCTGGAGGACGTGATCGGCAGCCTCGCCCCCGACCAGGCGGTGAGGATCCAGCAGGCCTACCCGCTCGCGTTCTTCGACGAGCACCTGCGCCACCGCCGGGGGCACTTGCTCGACGGACCGTCCCGGGCCTTCCCGGCAGTGACGTTCCTTCCTTGA
- a CDS encoding UDP-glucose dehydrogenase family protein yields MTGACLAELGHRVVVRDIDPEKVRILEGGDVPIYAPGLGDMIAGNKERLRFTLDLDEALDRAEVAYVCVDTPPSVSGDADLSRVWSVVRSLAGAAHLRAVVVKSTVPVGTGARARAALDEAGLTGTGYVSNPEFTAEGRAVSDFMHPDRIVIGTDDPAAAALVAELHEGIEAPVVTMDVRSAEMVKLASNALLATRISFANEIATLCENTGADAMEVLGAVGLDHRLGPHFLRPGIGWGGSCFPKDSEALRQLASNTGFHPMLLSAVIDVNNIQKRRAVQRLKDVLGDLAGREIVLLGMAFKPGTDDMREAPSTVLASRLAAEGAHVRCWDPLARHGETEPWLSATRYASPDEALDGADAAVLVTEWPQLKDVDWARAAAAMRQPVLFDGRNLLDPVRMREFGFTYMSVGRQ; encoded by the coding sequence GTGACGGGTGCGTGCCTGGCGGAGCTCGGCCATCGGGTCGTCGTGCGCGACATCGACCCGGAGAAGGTCCGGATCCTCGAAGGAGGTGACGTGCCGATCTACGCGCCGGGCCTGGGCGACATGATCGCCGGGAACAAGGAGCGGTTGCGGTTCACGCTCGATCTCGACGAGGCGCTGGACAGAGCCGAGGTCGCCTACGTGTGTGTCGACACTCCGCCTTCCGTGTCCGGCGACGCCGATCTGTCGCGGGTGTGGTCCGTCGTCAGGTCCCTGGCCGGCGCCGCGCATCTGCGCGCGGTCGTGGTGAAGTCGACGGTGCCGGTCGGCACGGGCGCCCGGGCCCGCGCCGCGCTCGACGAGGCCGGGCTCACGGGCACCGGTTACGTGTCGAACCCGGAGTTCACCGCCGAAGGCCGCGCCGTGAGCGACTTCATGCACCCGGACCGGATCGTCATCGGCACCGACGACCCGGCAGCCGCGGCGCTCGTCGCCGAGCTGCACGAGGGCATCGAAGCGCCCGTCGTGACGATGGACGTCCGGTCGGCCGAGATGGTGAAGCTCGCGTCGAACGCGCTGCTCGCCACACGGATCAGCTTCGCGAACGAGATCGCGACCCTGTGCGAGAACACCGGGGCGGACGCGATGGAGGTCCTGGGCGCGGTCGGGCTCGACCACCGGCTCGGCCCGCACTTCCTGCGTCCGGGGATCGGATGGGGCGGCTCGTGCTTCCCCAAGGACTCCGAGGCGCTGCGGCAGCTCGCGAGCAACACCGGCTTCCATCCGATGCTGCTGTCGGCGGTGATCGATGTGAACAACATCCAGAAGCGGCGGGCGGTCCAGAGGCTCAAGGACGTCCTCGGCGATCTGGCCGGCCGGGAGATCGTGCTGCTGGGCATGGCGTTCAAACCGGGTACGGACGACATGCGCGAGGCTCCGTCGACCGTCCTGGCGTCGCGGCTCGCCGCCGAGGGCGCGCACGTGCGGTGCTGGGACCCGCTGGCCCGGCACGGCGAAACGGAGCCGTGGCTGTCCGCCACCCGGTACGCGAGCCCGGACGAGGCCCTGGACGGTGCGGACGCGGCGGTCCTCGTCACGGAGTGGCCGCAGCTGAAGGACGTCGACTGGGCACGGGCGGCCGCGGCGATGCGGCAGCCGGTCCTCTTCGACGGACGGAACCTGCTGGACCCGGTCCGGATGCGGGAGTTCGGCTTCACCTACATGTCGGTCGGCCGCCAGTAG
- a CDS encoding DUF1254 domain-containing protein, giving the protein MTDESMEKPATEAWIYGYPLVTAALTKDSMTAVPARDDARRKAPVNQFCYMRATPDASFTEVVSPNADTLYSSAWLDLSDQPLVLTLPDFGDRFWMVPILDAWSNVCAVVGRREYGPSAGPFLIVGPSWSGATPPGLTLLKSPTAVNWIIARYATSGPSDFPAVNKLQDETRLIPLSRWTGDPADYSPPTDVPVSAGVDTTTAPVDQVHALGGREYFTLLNRMMVDNPPDPADAPVLGRLAKLGIAPGASLDDLSAQQLAALEAGARRGPETLRDLLEQAESVNTGGWAVHRGLGGYGTDYAKRAVITLVGYGANLDADALYPHATADADGRPLDGAHSYVLHFDADQIPPVDGFWSLTMMNERHLFADNALNRYAIGDRSGMRSNPDGSLDVYVQHDHPGPDREGNWLPAPAGRFNVFLRLYWPRRPALTGDWTPPALQRTS; this is encoded by the coding sequence ATGACGGATGAGTCGATGGAGAAGCCGGCCACGGAGGCGTGGATCTACGGGTATCCGCTGGTCACGGCGGCCCTGACCAAGGACTCCATGACGGCGGTGCCCGCCCGGGACGACGCGCGGCGGAAGGCCCCGGTCAACCAGTTCTGCTACATGCGCGCCACCCCGGACGCCTCCTTCACCGAGGTCGTCTCACCGAACGCCGACACCCTGTACTCCAGTGCCTGGCTCGATCTGTCCGACCAGCCCCTGGTGCTGACCCTGCCCGACTTCGGCGACCGGTTCTGGATGGTCCCGATCCTGGATGCCTGGTCCAATGTCTGCGCCGTCGTCGGCCGACGCGAGTACGGCCCGTCCGCGGGCCCGTTCCTGATCGTCGGCCCGTCCTGGTCGGGAGCGACGCCGCCCGGGCTGACCCTGCTGAAGTCGCCCACCGCAGTGAACTGGATCATCGCCCGGTACGCGACCAGCGGCCCGTCCGACTTCCCGGCCGTGAACAAGCTGCAGGACGAAACCCGGCTGATTCCGCTGTCGCGGTGGACCGGCGACCCCGCCGACTATTCTCCTCCCACCGACGTGCCTGTCTCCGCCGGTGTCGACACCACGACGGCGCCCGTCGACCAGGTCCACGCGCTCGGTGGCCGCGAGTACTTCACCCTCCTCAACCGGATGATGGTGGACAACCCCCCTGACCCCGCCGACGCACCGGTCCTGGGCCGCCTGGCCAAACTCGGCATCGCACCCGGCGCGAGCCTGGACGACCTGTCCGCCCAGCAGCTCGCCGCCCTGGAGGCGGGCGCGCGGCGAGGCCCGGAGACCCTGCGAGACCTGCTCGAGCAGGCGGAGTCCGTGAACACGGGCGGGTGGGCCGTGCACCGAGGCCTCGGGGGCTACGGAACGGACTACGCCAAGCGCGCGGTCATCACCCTCGTCGGGTACGGGGCCAACCTCGACGCCGACGCGCTGTATCCGCACGCCACCGCCGACGCCGACGGCCGGCCCCTCGACGGGGCCCACAGCTACGTGCTCCACTTCGACGCCGATCAGATCCCGCCCGTCGACGGCTTCTGGTCCCTCACGATGATGAACGAGCGCCATCTCTTCGCCGACAACGCGCTGAACCGGTATGCGATCGGCGACCGCAGCGGCATGCGGTCCAACCCCGACGGCTCCCTGGACGTCTACGTCCAGCACGACCACCCGGGCCCGGACCGCGAGGGCAACTGGCTCCCCGCACCCGCGGGCAGATTCAACGTCTTCCTCCGCCTGTACTGGCCCCGGCGGCCCGCCCTCACCGGCGACTGGACGCCGCCCGCACTGCAGCGCACAAGCTGA
- a CDS encoding FAD-dependent oxidoreductase has translation MPSRRVVVVGAGIGGLTAAVALHRRGWHVTVCERAPEPPVTGAGIGLAPNALRALDAIGVDVTRVTGSAVPGAMGVRRSDGRWLVRVATADLAARYGMSPIAVPRPALNVALAAALPAGALLYGSTVTAVDDAGGRPVPRTEDGPDLPGLPADLVVAADGIHSPLRRAHFSGHPGLRYVGETAWRALVEAPDLGIQAMSETWGRGERFGVTPLSDGRFYLYATAAVPAGGRSDDPRAELRRRFGSWHHPIPALLDRVDRLTPGDVLRHDLYELAAPLPRLHHGRIAWLGDAAHAMAPNLGQGGCQAIEDAVVLAHLLPAGDDGAGADGTDCADGGDGAHGVPAALAAYTAARRDRTDAVRVRARRVGRLGAFRHPLAVSARDIAVRATPVRLALRGMDDLFNGFRLPDRPVG, from the coding sequence ATGCCGAGTCGTCGCGTGGTCGTGGTCGGAGCCGGGATCGGCGGGCTCACGGCCGCTGTGGCCCTGCACCGCCGCGGCTGGCACGTCACCGTCTGCGAACGCGCCCCCGAACCCCCCGTCACCGGCGCCGGGATCGGCCTCGCCCCCAACGCGCTGCGCGCACTCGACGCCATCGGTGTCGACGTCACGCGCGTCACCGGCAGCGCCGTACCCGGCGCGATGGGGGTGCGCCGCTCCGACGGCCGGTGGCTCGTCCGGGTCGCCACCGCCGACCTGGCGGCGCGCTACGGGATGTCCCCGATCGCCGTCCCGCGCCCGGCCCTCAACGTCGCTCTCGCCGCCGCCCTGCCGGCGGGGGCTCTCCTCTACGGCTCCACCGTGACCGCCGTCGACGACGCCGGGGGCCGCCCGGTCCCGCGCACGGAAGACGGACCGGACCTTCCCGGCCTTCCCGCGGACCTGGTCGTCGCCGCCGACGGGATCCACAGTCCGCTGCGCCGCGCGCACTTCTCCGGCCACCCCGGCCTGCGTTATGTCGGCGAGACCGCCTGGCGGGCCCTGGTGGAAGCTCCGGACCTGGGGATCCAGGCGATGAGCGAGACGTGGGGGCGGGGCGAGCGGTTCGGCGTGACCCCGCTCTCCGACGGCCGGTTCTACCTCTACGCCACCGCGGCCGTTCCGGCCGGTGGCCGGTCGGACGACCCCCGTGCCGAACTCCGCCGTCGGTTCGGCTCGTGGCATCACCCGATTCCGGCGCTGCTGGACCGCGTCGACCGGCTCACCCCCGGCGACGTCCTGAGGCACGACCTCTACGAGTTGGCCGCCCCGCTCCCCCGGCTGCACCACGGCCGGATCGCCTGGCTCGGCGACGCCGCCCACGCCATGGCACCGAACCTCGGCCAGGGCGGCTGCCAGGCCATCGAGGACGCGGTGGTCCTCGCCCACCTCCTGCCCGCCGGGGACGACGGCGCCGGTGCGGACGGCACGGACTGCGCGGATGGCGGGGACGGTGCGCACGGCGTCCCGGCTGCCCTCGCCGCGTACACCGCCGCCCGTCGCGACCGCACCGATGCCGTGCGCGTCCGTGCCCGCCGCGTCGGTCGGCTGGGCGCCTTCCGTCACCCGCTGGCCGTGTCGGCCCGCGACATCGCGGTCCGTGCCACCCCTGTCCGGCTCGCCCTGCGTGGCATGGACGACCTGTTCAACGGCTTTCGGCTGCCGGACCGACCGGTGGGGTGA
- a CDS encoding dihydrofolate reductase family protein, with protein sequence MRKIINSTYLSLDGDSEKLDQWSFDYWSDDLERYANKLLFAADALLMGRDTYLNFEPAWSQRAGADAFADRMNSIDKYVVSSTLTGGDWGRTTVIPQDAAVEAITALKEQPGGDILMYGFGPVAKTLLTHGLLDEVHFWVHPVIAGGGTLVTDGFQHRLTHTHTEVLDTGVVVLTYIPAPAPKG encoded by the coding sequence ATGCGCAAGATCATCAACTCCACGTACCTCTCCCTCGACGGCGACTCGGAGAAGCTCGACCAGTGGTCCTTCGACTACTGGAGCGACGACCTCGAGCGCTACGCCAACAAGCTGCTCTTCGCCGCCGACGCCCTCCTGATGGGCCGTGACACCTACCTGAACTTCGAGCCCGCGTGGTCGCAGCGAGCCGGCGCCGACGCGTTCGCCGACCGCATGAACAGCATCGACAAGTACGTCGTCTCCTCCACCCTCACCGGAGGCGACTGGGGCAGGACGACCGTCATCCCCCAGGACGCTGCCGTCGAGGCCATCACCGCGCTCAAGGAACAGCCGGGCGGCGACATCCTCATGTACGGCTTCGGTCCCGTCGCCAAGACCCTGCTCACGCACGGCCTGCTCGACGAGGTCCACTTCTGGGTGCACCCGGTGATCGCCGGCGGCGGAACCCTCGTCACCGACGGGTTCCAGCACCGCCTCACCCACACGCACACCGAGGTGCTCGACACCGGCGTCGTCGTCCTCACCTACATCCCCGCGCCCGCCCCCAAGGGCTAG
- a CDS encoding TetR/AcrR family transcriptional regulator produces the protein MAGRRRWSTEEILDAAAELLRTGDAESFSVRKLAATLGTDSSSLYRHFRSKTELLRAVADRILVAAMDGHRAEGDWKQRVTALALRVREAFGRQPQLAAVWGRYASGGTGSRLVMEEALQALRASGLPDEEIPVRYHRLAVLIAALIASEAGAGTVTPEEREQGLELFRVAVLGADPEHFPALAHFARDVRPLGADRRAAFEEILAAHLADVEAAVRPG, from the coding sequence ATGGCAGGCCGAAGGCGTTGGTCGACCGAAGAAATCCTTGATGCGGCGGCGGAACTGCTGCGCACGGGCGACGCCGAGTCGTTCAGCGTGCGAAAGCTGGCCGCGACCCTCGGGACCGATTCCTCCAGCCTCTACCGACACTTCCGCAGCAAGACCGAACTGCTGCGCGCGGTCGCCGACCGGATCCTGGTCGCCGCCATGGACGGCCACCGCGCCGAGGGCGACTGGAAGCAGCGCGTCACGGCCCTGGCCCTGCGCGTGCGGGAGGCCTTCGGCCGGCAGCCTCAGCTCGCCGCGGTATGGGGACGTTACGCGTCGGGCGGCACCGGATCCCGGCTGGTCATGGAAGAGGCGCTCCAGGCACTGCGCGCCTCGGGACTGCCCGACGAGGAGATTCCGGTGCGCTACCACCGGCTCGCGGTCCTCATCGCCGCACTGATCGCCTCCGAGGCCGGGGCCGGCACGGTCACCCCGGAGGAGCGTGAGCAGGGCCTGGAGCTGTTCCGCGTGGCGGTGCTGGGCGCCGACCCCGAGCACTTCCCGGCCCTGGCCCATTTCGCCAGGGACGTCCGCCCCCTCGGGGCGGACCGCCGCGCCGCTTTCGAGGAGATCCTCGCCGCCCACCTCGCCGACGTCGAAGCCGCGGTCCGTCCGGGCTAG
- a CDS encoding dihydrofolate reductase family protein, protein MSKVVVVMYVSLDGVVEKPAWTGPFWNDEHAKYQHGQLLASRALLMGRVTYEEMASSWPARDESDPFTARMNSIPKYVATTTLDKAEWNAVLIEDDVVEQVAKLKSEPGQDLLVYGSVTLVDHLIAHDLVDELKLFLHPVVVGAGRRLFSDGAVGRTWTLAGTAALSSGAIVLDYRPVRSS, encoded by the coding sequence ATGAGCAAGGTCGTCGTCGTCATGTACGTGTCCCTGGACGGCGTGGTCGAGAAACCCGCGTGGACCGGCCCCTTCTGGAACGACGAGCACGCCAAGTACCAGCACGGACAACTGCTCGCGAGCCGGGCACTCCTGATGGGTCGCGTCACGTACGAGGAGATGGCCTCCTCGTGGCCGGCCCGGGACGAGTCGGACCCCTTCACCGCCCGCATGAACAGCATCCCGAAGTACGTCGCGACCACCACGCTCGACAAGGCGGAGTGGAACGCCGTCCTCATCGAGGACGACGTCGTCGAGCAGGTGGCCAAACTCAAGTCCGAGCCCGGACAGGACCTGCTCGTCTACGGCAGCGTCACCCTCGTCGACCACCTCATCGCCCACGACCTGGTCGACGAACTCAAGCTCTTCCTCCACCCGGTGGTCGTCGGCGCCGGCCGCCGCCTCTTCTCCGACGGGGCCGTCGGACGGACATGGACGCTCGCCGGCACGGCGGCCCTCAGCTCCGGCGCGATCGTCCTCGACTACCGGCCGGTGCGGTCCTCCTGA